One Elusimicrobiaceae bacterium genomic window, TAAGCTTCCAGAAACCCCTGCGACTGCGGAAATGATCAAATATGCAGCGAATTCCATGTTGGCAACGCGTATTTCTTTTATGAATGATATTGCCAATCTCTGTGAATTACTGGGTGCAGACGTAAACATGGTTAGAAAGGGTATAGGTTCTGATACACGTATTGGTAATAAATTCCTTTATCCAGGTTGTGGTTACGGAGGAAGTTGTTTCCCTAAGGACGTGAAAGCGCTTATTAAAACTGCTGATCATAACGAATATGAGATGAAAGTCCTCAAAGCTGTTGAAGAAGTAAATGAACACCAAAAATCTGTCTTGTACCGTAAACTAAAAGATTATTATAAAGGAGCACTTGCAGGCAAACAAATCGCGATATGGGGGTTATCC contains:
- a CDS encoding nucleotide sugar dehydrogenase, whose protein sequence is MRGDKNRPARRRQRAYKLPETPATAEMIKYAANSMLATRISFMNDIANLCELLGADVNMVRKGIGSDTRIGNKFLYPGCGYGGSCFPKDVKALIKTADHNEYEMKVLKAVEEVNEHQKSVLYRKLKDYYKGALAGKQIAIWGLSFKPETDDMREAPSFVIIRHLLNEGCPIKVYDPIAMPECRRIIGDRVVYCNNMYEAAVGSHALLLITEWKVFRLPDWNQVKISMSHPLILDGRNIYNRTELEQKG